In the Anastrepha obliqua isolate idAnaObli1 chromosome 1, idAnaObli1_1.0, whole genome shotgun sequence genome, one interval contains:
- the LOC129245831 gene encoding uncharacterized protein LOC129245831, whose protein sequence is MPRYYAKKEKTIDFDNILEAIKLMKLHKNSIRQAAKAKNIPKSTLAWHISNFDKANIDVAADNVDVMKNLLKEHSTTGKTIFNAEQESVLMKYLLDASNINYGLSLKELRKLAYEYANKIGISYPNSWNANKEASTDWQLAFMKRHRNLSLRTAEQVSQNRAKSLNKENVDAFFNNLSSVLSATQFESHRIWNMDECPWPTVPTKVVKTIAPKGKKRVGTSKSAERGTNVTLALSVSATGQSIPPFYLFPRNNMKEVYMTHATLGAVGFANCSGWMTSEDFIRYMQHFIKHTGANADSPTLLLLDNRTSHLSIEAIELALRHGITMISFPPHCTHRMQPLDVSVFGPFKNMFTIKHDAWKKSNVGVIFDLHHVPLIVDQSLDVALTPKNIKA, encoded by the exons ATGCCGCGTTATTATGCCAAGAAAGAAAAGACGATTGATTTCGACAATATTTTAGAGGCGATTAAGCTGATGAAATTGCACAAGAACTCCATTCGACAAGCTGCAAAGGCGAAAAACATTCCAAAAAGCACTTTGGCTTGGCACATTTCGAATTTTGACAAGGCAAATATTGACGTTGCTGCTGATAATGTTGATGTGATGAAGAATTTGCTGAAAGAACATTCGACGACCGGCAAAACA attttcAATGCAGAGCAAGAGAGTGTGCTGATGAAATACCTTCTTGACGCCAGCAAcatcaactatggattgagttTGAAGGAACTGCGAAAACTTGCATATGAATATGCTAATAAGATCGGCATTTCGTATCCGAACTCATGGAATGCCAACAAAGAGGCAAGTACGGATTGGCAATTGGCCTTCATGAAACGTCACCGGAATTTGTCATTACGAACAGCGGAACAAGTGAGTCAGAATCGTGCAAAGTCTTTGAACAAAGAGAATGTCGATGCCTTCTTCAACAATCTGTCGTCTGTGCTCAGTGCCACCCAGTTCGAATCGCATCGAATTTGGAACATGGACGAATGTCCATGGCCGACTGTGCCAACGAAAGTAGTCAAAACAATTGCACCGAAAGGAAAAAAGCGTGTAGGAACATCAAAATCTGCCGAGAGAGGCACAAATGTGACTCTAGCATTGTCCGTTAGCGCGACGGGGCAATCAATTCCGCCGTTTTATCTCTTCCCACGGAACAACATGAAAGAGGTGTACATGACGCATGCAACACTTGGCGCAGTTGGTTTCGCAAATTGTTCTGGGTGGATGACATCTGAAGACTTCATCCGATATATGCAACATTTCATCAAACACACGGGCGCGAATGCGGATTCACCAACTCTTCTGCTTCTCGACAATCGCACGTCACATTTGTCGATTGAGGCCATTGAATTGGCATTGAGGCACGGCATTACCATGATCTCATTCCCACCGCATTGCACGCATCGTATGCAGCCGCTCGATGTTTCGGTATTTGGCCCTTTCAAGAACATGTTCACCATAAAACATGATGCTTGGAAGAAGTCCAACGTAGGCGTGATTTTTGATTTACATCATGTACCACTCATCGTCGACCAATCCTTAGACGTTGCCTTGACGCCAAAAAACATTAAGGCGTGA